In Nitrosophilus alvini, the following are encoded in one genomic region:
- the gyrB gene encoding DNA topoisomerase (ATP-hydrolyzing) subunit B, producing MNKNYGAENIKVLKGLEAVRKRPGMYIGDTSVGGLHHLIYEVVDNSIDEAMAGYCSKIEITLTKEGSAIISDNGRGIPVDMHPTENIPAATVVLTVLHAGGKFDKDTYKVSGGLHGVGVSVVNALSKKLIMTIKRDGNIYRQEFKKGIPQTDLIVIGETNRTGTTIEFWPDEEIFETVEFKFDILSKRFRELAYLNPNITIVFKDERVGKKETYHFEGGLKQFVEDLNKKTELIKPILISDKIEDVEVDIALMYNDGYDEKVLSFVNNIRTPDGGTHESGFRGGLTRAISNYVTKNVGVREKNVKITGDDVREGLVAVISVRVPEPQFEGQTKGKLGSSYVKPIVQKLIYEKLTKYFEENPIDAKTVMQKALMAARGREAAKKARELTRRKDAMSVGTLPGKLADCQSRDASISELYLVEGDSAGGSAKQGRDRVFQAILPLKGKILNVEKARLDKILKSDEIKNIITALGCGIGEEFDEEKLRYHKIIIMTDADVDGSHIQTLLLTFFFRFLRTVVEKGYLYIAQPPLYRYKKGKTEVYLKDDAALSEFLIENGIDSLNITGMGKKDLVEFFKIVAHYRMILKELEKRFSLIEVVRYLIENRDLIALENKELFKKIENYLNTLGYNILSSNIDDEKIHLYVQTEDGLEEIVIDDTLFTNPFYNEALFIYDKILERVPEDLKEKDIVSILEEIEKSAKKGAYIQRYKGLGEMNPEQLWETTMDPENRRLLKVTVENAESASDVFSLFMGDEVEPRKKYIEEHAKDVKHLDV from the coding sequence ATGAACAAAAACTACGGTGCAGAAAATATAAAAGTTTTAAAAGGTCTTGAAGCTGTCAGAAAAAGACCCGGTATGTATATCGGTGATACAAGTGTTGGAGGATTGCACCACCTTATATACGAAGTTGTTGATAACTCCATCGATGAAGCGATGGCAGGGTACTGCAGCAAGATTGAGATTACGCTTACGAAAGAGGGAAGCGCCATCATATCCGATAACGGTCGCGGAATTCCCGTAGATATGCATCCTACTGAAAATATTCCTGCTGCTACGGTTGTTTTAACGGTTCTTCATGCCGGCGGAAAATTTGACAAAGATACCTATAAAGTAAGCGGCGGACTTCACGGTGTCGGTGTATCAGTAGTCAACGCACTTTCCAAAAAGCTGATAATGACTATCAAAAGAGATGGAAATATATACAGGCAGGAGTTTAAAAAAGGAATTCCCCAGACTGATCTGATAGTGATAGGTGAGACAAACAGAACAGGAACAACGATAGAGTTCTGGCCGGATGAGGAGATATTCGAAACGGTCGAATTCAAGTTTGACATTCTCTCAAAAAGATTCAGAGAACTTGCATATCTTAATCCTAATATTACAATAGTTTTCAAAGACGAAAGAGTCGGAAAGAAAGAAACATATCATTTTGAAGGAGGTCTTAAACAGTTTGTTGAGGATCTCAATAAAAAAACAGAACTTATAAAACCTATACTCATTTCAGACAAAATAGAAGATGTTGAAGTTGATATTGCGCTTATGTATAACGACGGATATGATGAAAAGGTTTTAAGTTTCGTAAACAATATAAGAACTCCTGATGGCGGAACACATGAGAGCGGTTTCAGAGGCGGTCTTACCAGGGCAATATCAAACTATGTTACAAAAAATGTTGGTGTGAGAGAGAAAAATGTAAAAATAACCGGAGATGACGTAAGGGAAGGCCTTGTAGCCGTTATAAGCGTAAGAGTTCCGGAGCCGCAGTTTGAAGGGCAGACAAAAGGAAAACTTGGCAGCAGCTATGTAAAACCGATAGTACAGAAACTTATATATGAAAAACTGACAAAATATTTTGAAGAAAATCCGATAGATGCTAAAACTGTTATGCAAAAAGCTCTTATGGCTGCAAGAGGACGCGAAGCTGCAAAAAAGGCGAGAGAGCTTACCAGAAGAAAAGATGCTATGAGTGTAGGAACACTTCCCGGAAAACTAGCTGACTGCCAGAGCAGAGATGCAAGCATAAGCGAACTCTATCTGGTTGAAGGTGATAGTGCCGGTGGAAGTGCAAAACAGGGACGTGACAGAGTTTTTCAGGCAATACTTCCTCTAAAAGGAAAGATATTAAATGTGGAAAAAGCTAGACTTGACAAGATACTCAAATCAGACGAGATAAAAAATATCATTACGGCTCTCGGATGCGGTATAGGAGAAGAGTTTGACGAAGAAAAGCTTAGATATCACAAAATAATCATCATGACCGATGCTGATGTGGACGGAAGCCATATACAGACACTTCTTTTGACATTTTTCTTTAGATTCCTAAGAACAGTTGTTGAGAAAGGATATCTCTATATTGCCCAGCCTCCTCTTTACAGATACAAAAAAGGAAAAACTGAGGTCTATCTCAAAGATGATGCAGCTCTCAGTGAATTTTTGATAGAGAACGGTATCGATTCGCTCAACATAACAGGAATGGGTAAAAAAGATCTTGTAGAGTTTTTCAAAATTGTAGCCCATTACAGAATGATTCTCAAAGAGCTTGAAAAGAGATTTTCTCTTATAGAAGTGGTGAGATATCTGATAGAAAACAGAGATCTTATAGCTCTTGAAAATAAAGAGCTGTTTAAAAAGATAGAAAATTATCTCAATACTCTCGGATATAACATACTTTCGTCCAATATAGATGATGAGAAAATCCATCTTTATGTTCAGACAGAAGATGGACTTGAAGAGATCGTTATAGATGATACACTTTTTACAAACCCTTTCTATAACGAAGCTCTTTTTATATATGACAAAATTCTTGAAAGGGTACCCGAAGATCTTAAAGAAAAAGATATTGTTTCGATACTTGAAGAGATAGAAAAAAGCGCAAAAAAAGGTGCTTATATACAAAGATACAAAGGTCTTGGCGAGATGAACCCGGAGCAGCTGTGGGAAACAACCATGGATCCTGAAAACAGAAGATTACTTAAAGTTACTGTTGAAAATGCTGAGAGTGCAAGTGATGTGTTCAGTCTGTTTATGGGTGATGAAGTTGAGCCAAGAAAAAAATATATAGAAGAACATGCAAAAGATGTCAAACATCTGGATGTATAA
- a CDS encoding GGDEF domain-containing protein: MLYSEEKERSNRFKLALRIGIPIFLLVFALLFVIFNREFSEIFQYILIFTAVVISVYFIFFMIYQGFSERLIDPISKAFNRKAITDIFQNEIEKNRDYTIVLISVDNIADINERYGIEKGDNILSGVVKIIDSFFKKCCGNKIPIGHYKGGEFLVGLHIKKDDVKKYVDDFLKKYDRSVIDDVEIKLFAAMIDTGYSKDLKKIVERLYELYAKYSHRPVSKRVAVAAKRSMEASEFEKFIIDTIEKKSLSLRFQPALNLKTGLYDMAEVSVKLQQPDGSLIHPSQFIPVVNRLGFEKKFDEILTQKVLEVLSGKQIDMMFSFNISPFSLRDKNFTKNIFNLFEKYPVSKEKIILELYENRLYKDVEYYKKIISLYREEGFKIAYDNFGAYNAATEYIKEIPVDFVHFDKEYTKKINTLSYRVFLRSWTEAFEELGIKSVIKFIDNEELVEIFKNLGVDYVEGYAVARPMDFEELIEFIREKR, translated from the coding sequence ATGCTCTATTCCGAAGAGAAAGAAAGGTCTAATCGCTTTAAACTGGCACTGAGGATAGGAATTCCTATCTTTTTGCTGGTTTTTGCACTACTATTTGTAATTTTCAACAGAGAATTTTCGGAAATTTTTCAATATATACTTATTTTTACCGCTGTTGTAATATCTGTCTATTTTATATTTTTTATGATTTACCAGGGATTCAGCGAAAGACTTATAGACCCTATCTCCAAAGCCTTCAACAGAAAAGCTATTACCGATATTTTTCAAAATGAGATAGAAAAAAACAGGGATTATACGATTGTTTTAATTTCAGTAGACAATATTGCCGATATAAACGAAAGATATGGAATTGAAAAAGGCGATAATATACTATCGGGTGTCGTTAAAATAATCGACTCTTTTTTTAAAAAGTGCTGCGGCAATAAAATCCCGATAGGTCATTACAAAGGTGGGGAATTTCTTGTAGGGCTGCATATAAAAAAAGACGATGTTAAAAAATATGTGGATGATTTTTTGAAAAAATATGATAGAAGCGTAATAGATGATGTTGAGATAAAACTTTTTGCAGCCATGATAGATACAGGCTACAGCAAAGATCTTAAAAAGATTGTAGAAAGACTTTATGAACTTTATGCAAAATACTCTCATCGTCCTGTATCGAAAAGAGTGGCTGTTGCCGCAAAAAGGAGTATGGAAGCAAGCGAGTTTGAAAAATTTATAATAGATACGATTGAAAAAAAGTCTTTATCTCTCAGATTTCAGCCTGCGCTCAATCTCAAAACAGGTCTTTACGATATGGCTGAAGTTTCTGTAAAACTGCAACAGCCGGACGGCAGCCTTATCCATCCTAGCCAGTTTATTCCTGTAGTAAACCGTTTGGGTTTTGAGAAGAAATTTGATGAAATTTTAACGCAAAAGGTTTTGGAGGTACTCAGCGGCAAGCAGATTGATATGATGTTTAGCTTCAATATATCTCCATTTTCGCTTAGAGACAAAAATTTTACAAAAAATATATTTAATCTGTTTGAAAAATATCCGGTATCGAAAGAAAAAATCATATTGGAGCTTTATGAAAACAGGCTCTATAAAGATGTAGAGTATTATAAAAAAATTATTTCTCTGTATAGAGAAGAGGGCTTCAAGATTGCATATGACAATTTCGGCGCATACAATGCAGCCACTGAATATATAAAAGAGATTCCTGTGGACTTTGTCCATTTTGATAAAGAGTATACAAAAAAGATAAATACTCTTTCGTATAGAGTATTTTTAAGATCATGGACGGAGGCTTTCGAAGAGCTGGGGATAAAATCGGTGATCAAATTTATCGATAATGAAGAACTTGTAGAGATATTTAAAAATCTTGGTGTAGATTATGTGGAAGGGTATGCAGTAGCAAGACCTATGGATTTTGAAGAATTGATAGAATTTATCAGGGAGAAAAGATGA
- the dnaN gene encoding DNA polymerase III subunit beta: MKISIQKSILEQALSQIQPFLEKKDTSQITSHVFINAADDSVELKATDYEMGLKADIKNINVTDHGSATANGKKLLDIIRILKDDEIILESKDDTLVIKQGQSRFKLPMFNADEFPQFPQIDEKPKIEIDSQKLVVSLKKITPAIDTNNPKFELNGALIDIKEDVINLVATDTRRLAVVKLQNSPSSTLSIIIPRKAILEIQKLFFDEIEIYYDETNLIIKSDNYLFFTKLINGKFPDYERIIPKSLKYEMMLPKDKMVEAIKQITTISNEIKLTFLKDRIIFKSLSDENIEAQTEVEVPTPFEEKFVMAVNSRYLLDFLANIDGNEFKLGLNEPELPFSLQDENFLTIVMPIVI; encoded by the coding sequence ATGAAGATCTCTATACAAAAAAGTATACTCGAACAAGCACTCAGCCAGATACAGCCTTTTTTGGAGAAAAAAGACACTAGCCAGATAACATCACATGTTTTCATAAATGCAGCAGACGATTCTGTAGAACTGAAAGCAACAGATTATGAGATGGGTCTGAAAGCGGATATAAAAAACATAAATGTTACCGATCATGGATCTGCAACGGCAAACGGTAAAAAGCTTCTTGACATTATAAGAATATTAAAAGACGACGAAATCATACTCGAATCAAAAGACGACACACTTGTTATCAAACAGGGACAGTCAAGATTCAAACTCCCCATGTTCAACGCAGATGAATTTCCCCAGTTTCCTCAAATCGATGAAAAACCGAAAATAGAGATCGACAGCCAAAAACTTGTAGTATCTCTTAAAAAGATAACTCCTGCAATTGACACAAACAATCCCAAATTCGAACTCAACGGTGCTCTTATAGATATAAAAGAAGATGTTATAAACCTTGTTGCAACCGATACAAGAAGGCTTGCCGTGGTCAAACTTCAAAACTCACCTTCCAGTACACTCTCTATTATAATTCCAAGAAAAGCAATACTTGAAATACAAAAACTCTTTTTTGACGAAATAGAGATATATTACGATGAGACAAATCTGATAATTAAATCTGACAATTATCTCTTTTTTACAAAACTTATAAACGGAAAATTTCCTGATTACGAAAGAATCATTCCTAAATCTTTAAAATATGAGATGATGCTACCTAAAGATAAAATGGTCGAAGCTATAAAACAGATTACAACAATATCAAATGAGATAAAACTGACTTTTTTAAAAGACAGAATTATCTTCAAAAGTCTCAGTGATGAAAACATAGAAGCCCAGACTGAAGTGGAAGTTCCGACCCCTTTTGAGGAAAAATTTGTTATGGCTGTCAACAGTAGATATCTTCTCGATTTTCTCGCAAACATAGACGGAAATGAGTTTAAACTGGGGCTAAACGAGCCGGAGCTGCCATTTTCACTTCAAGATGAAAACTTCCTTACTATCGTAATGCCTATAGTAATCTAA
- the queF gene encoding preQ(1) synthase, translated as MRYGEKEIKEFDPQKDLEIWPNKHKKNYLIKITLPEFTCLCPRSGYPDFATFYLEYIPDEWVVELKAIKLYINSFRDRHISHEESANEIYDTLYNRLKPKYMKLVADFNPRGNVHTVIEIDSEKIKIEK; from the coding sequence ATGAGATACGGTGAAAAAGAGATAAAAGAGTTTGATCCGCAAAAAGATCTGGAAATCTGGCCAAACAAACATAAAAAGAACTACCTTATAAAAATAACTTTGCCTGAATTTACATGTCTTTGTCCAAGAAGCGGTTATCCTGATTTTGCGACTTTCTATCTGGAATATATACCTGATGAGTGGGTTGTGGAACTTAAGGCTATCAAACTTTATATCAACAGTTTCAGAGACCGCCATATAAGTCATGAAGAGAGTGCAAACGAAATTTATGACACGCTTTACAACAGACTCAAACCAAAATATATGAAACTTGTAGCAGATTTCAATCCGAGAGGAAATGTTCACACAGTTATAGAAATAGACAGCGAAAAAATAAAAATCGAGAAGTAA